The sequence below is a genomic window from Schistocerca nitens isolate TAMUIC-IGC-003100 chromosome 4, iqSchNite1.1, whole genome shotgun sequence.
gaggatcgttttgatgttagtgactctccacgttcaggaagaccttcgaggtttaatgaatattgtttaaacgcattaatccacaatgatccacgtaggtgtactcgagaactgacaaatgtgattaaCTGTGATCGTCCCACCtcagcgagacaactgcctgcagtgggggaggttcaaaaatcgggtgtaaggTATTgtacgctctaagccaaaatcgcaaaaatcagcGGGTAGCCGTATCTTCATCTCTGCGTGCCTGTCATcacttggctcgtgaacaacaccgattaTTCCTATCctatatcattactggtgacgagaaatagtgtctttatgctaacataaggaaaataaaggaatggttgagcccaaacaaagcagcaactctccgtacaaaAATTTGCGtgcacccacaaaagataatgttacacatctggtggaacagcgacagtgtggtgttcTATGAACTGCTTGCCCGAAATGTACCCATCACTGCtgccatttattgtcaacaactgaggcgtcctGCAGATGCAATCCAGAAACAATGACCAATAAGACTGCGTGATGTGATGCTACTCAACGATAACGCCCGcgtgcattctgctagactgacaaaaaacactacagaGTAGTTCGCtgggaaatcattccgcacccacGCTGTTCACCTTTTCTTCCGTtctcagattttcgccttttccgctctctgtcgaacaaccttcaaggtacttcctttcctgatgaaaatgcgctcccaaTATGgcacgacgagttcttcgcctcaaaaccacgtgatttctacagtcgcgggatCGAAAAGTTGCCACAGTGTTGCcaaactgttgtaaatagcaaaagagaatatattattgataactaaagtttctgttacgtgcatctattgtgtttattaatctTACGGCAAAACACTTTGAAGTAAGCACCAACCCAAAATATTACCTTACAGGTTCAAACTTATAGCCTTAACCGTCATATCGTGGCAACTATGGAACACACTAAAACCGGTTTTCTTTTAAAtgcatacatacattcatacattaatccttgttccatagatcatgaatacatttcgtaatgatgtggaaagtgtcactttaacataagttttctttacacaaaatatttaattaattattattttttttacagttactacttcatatctaagaattcatctattgagtagaaggagttgtcattcagaaattcttttaatttgcttttaaacgttggttggctatctgtcagacttttaatactatttggcaaatgaccaaagatttttgtggctgcataattcacccctttctgtgccaaagtgagatttaatccagaatagtgaatatcatcctttcttcaagtgttgtaactatgcacttcgctattatttttgaattggggtgggttattaatgacaaatttcataagtgaatatatgtattgcaaaggtactgtgaatatcccgagttccttaaacaaatgtctgcaaggtgacctTGGGCGGGCTCCACCTTTTATtctcattacacgcttttgtgcaatgaatactttttctcttatgacgaattgccccaaaatatgatcccatatgaaagcagtgaatgaaaataggcatagtaggctaatttactgatatgtttactaCCAaactttgcaataaccctaatagtgtaagtagctgaacctaaccgtttcagcagatcatcgatgtgtttcttccaattcaatttctcatcaatacacacacccagaaattttgagtatactaccttagcaacagacttctgttcatagtctatatttatcaatagtgttatgtcatttattgtacagaattgtataacctgtgttttctcaaaatttagtgagagtccatttgcagagaaccacttaataattttctgaaagacattatttgcaatttcctcagctgattcttgcttcttggatgtgattactatacttgtatcatcagcaaaaagaactaactttgaatCTTCATTAATACAGAGGTCTGTCAGACACTGGGACATTGTTTCTGCTCTGTCAGTCAGTTCAGTTGAAGCAGGTAGCATGGCAAGTGGTTCGTAGTGCGATAGCGCGTTTACTAAGAATGTGCCTTGGTTGCATGACGGCGATAGTTATTCGAGTAGTGAAGAGGAACTCATGCTGTTATAATGGGTTACAAACCGAAAGCACTGGGTGCACCCCATCAACCTAAGAGGTGAACAGTGCGGCGAGTATCATCATCTGAATGAGGATTTTGAGCTAGATGAGACAGACTCAGAACATACTTTCGGCTATCTAAACCTGAGTTTGAAGAGATCTTAACATTGATAAGTAACGATATTAGTAAAAAAGACACCAACTACAGGAGACGTAATTCCAAGAGAGAAAGATTTTATTGTAGGTGGTTTATAATTTTGGTAAAATTTATTtgaaacatataaacaaaaatgtattacTTTTGAAAATTAGTTAGCATTTATTCtatttaaaaattatgtacatttaGCTGAATCTGTACTTTAATTACGCACCTTACAACTTAATAATCGAGAAGGAATCGGTTCCAACGATTCACATTGTTTGATTGGGGCCAAATCCGATACGACCGCCTCTACCACTCACTCGTAACCAGAACAATGAAAACTATTCACTGTTCAACTGAAATCGTTTTTATATAATTAAAGAGTACAATATTTGGTCGAAggaaacatacattacattattgtAATTAGCATAATGTGCAAAGTTACTGAGAAATTAGAGAGTTTCAAAACTGGTGGTGTTATCACTCaaataagagatacaatgcatGTTCGAAGAGCTGGATGAAGGAGAGAGGCTGGATGGAGAAAAAGAATGATGTGGTACTCTTGATGGTTCTTGAACAGCTTGCGACGCTAAAACCCGAAGAGCGTGAATGCTCTTCCTCTGCTTTTGCGATTTACTGCATCAGTTCTAGTTTTATCCGTGTTTGCAAAAAACGAGGGAGCAAACGAGTGTACTTGCAAGCACTGGCGAAAAATAAGTCCAAGTCATCAGTTTTTGGTGCACTTCTTTTGGCTTTCTGTTTTTcttgcaaataaataattaatttgtcCACATTTCTGGGGTGACGATTACGGGATTCACCTGGTGTTGACGCATTAGTAGAGGGAAGAGGACTAGTCTCTTCATTCTCCTCTATATCAGTAATGCTTTCATCTCCTGGAGTGTGAGGACAGTCGCAATCAGGGACCGTTCCCCCATCAACACTTTGGTCCATTAGAGGGATATTAGTGTCACAtctgcaacacacaaaaacaaagacGTAGTAAAATGGTGATATCACACGCAGAAACATATTTAATATCAATAATGACAAGGAGAGCTAAATTTCAAAACTTGATGTGtatacattttaattaataattACAATGCATGTAATAATTTATGTCTTACGACTCGTATTTACAGGATGGTAAATATATATACAAGACAATCGTGTTTGATCGATATCACTGGTCATCATCAGGCCTAAGAATGGCAGAAATAAAACGGCGTCACTGCTTAAATACTAGTGGCAAACAGAAGTCCCGGATACATATTACGATAGGTGCCACTGGTGTCAATTTTGTTGTTTCTTGTTGTTAGTATTTAATCAGTGTTGCCATATTGATTCCGCCATTCATATGCCTCATGATGACCGATGTGATTGGTCGAAATCGAATGCCTTTTATGTATGTTTACTGTCTTGTATGTACGTGCAGtataactgtaaatatattttaattgcTATAAGACGCAAAGCGTTACATACGTTGTAACGTCAACAACACTTCTCATGTTACTGGAACATTGTCCCTTAAAAACGACAACCACAGTCTTCCCTCATCCCCATCACTTTTAGATTGAAAAATATTTGCATATGTACTTGACAATGTATAAAGATCTTTACTTCCTATGTTTCACTGTTGTAACGAGGAACTCCATTTGTTGTTCATATTTCCATGGCTTGCATTTTGTAGCTGATTGGCCTGACTTGGTCTTCTTCTGGAAGAAAGCTTGGCGGTGGCGGTCACGTAATTTCCTCCATTCCTCTTTCAAATTCGCTTCTGTAAAAATAAACACAATTAAAGTGTTGGCTATGTTTTTTTCAGATTCTTGTCTACAGTACATACACTTACAACAATCAGCTTCAGCTACAGAATTGGAGTTAGTACCGTGTcaaaaataattgaagaggtggGTCATGCTTTATGGAAGAGCCTACAACCTCTATACATGCCAACTCCAGACGAAAACATGTGGCGAAACATTGAAGAGGGCTTCCGTTTCAGATGGGATTTTCCCCATTGCATAGGAACCATTGATGGCAAACACATACAAGTACAAGCTCCCCCGAACTCTGGATcaaactttttttattacaaaaaatactaCTCTTCTGTCCTTTTGGGACTGGTTGATTCAGAATACAAGTTCATCGCTATAGATTGTGGTGCCTATGGTAAAGAATCTGACAGTAGTATTTTTGTTGAGAGTGTATTAGGGAAAAGACTAAGCAACTATGCTATGGCAGTACCTCCTGATGAACCATTATTTGAGGAAAACTTCAATGTTCCTTATGTGATTGTGGGTGATGAAGGTTTTCCCCTTAAACGTTTCTTGCTTCGTCCATTCCCAAAGGACCGACATCTTAACGATGAAAGAAGAATTTTCAAGTACAGActttgtagatgtagaagagtggtTGAAAATGCTTTTGGCATTCTTGCACAAAGATGGTGTATCTATTTCAGACCATTAAACTGTAAGCTGCACATAGTAAACAAGATAGTCAAAGCAACAGCCGTCCTCCACAATTATCTTTGCTCAAAGGGATCATTATCTCCAGTAATGATGCCTGATGAAATTTTAGAAGCTTATCACAAAGGATGGAAACCTATTCCTCGTTATGGTGCTCAGGCATCTAAAGAAGCTACCGAGGTACGAAATCACTTTGTTAAATACTTCATGTCCAAAGAAGGAAGTGTGCCATGGCAGTGGAACCACATTTAATGATAACCAAAACAACCTTTGTCCTAACAGTTTGTATGtattctgctgttgtgtatgattaatattaacaaaaaaattgtgATGCTAACAGTTTGTGGCATGTAGTAGAAATGTTTATTCTAGTGTCTGTATATGAACATTATTTGATATGTAATTTTTTGTTGAGTCATTTTCGTACAGACATAATGCCAATTTGTATTTAACATGcatgtgtttttctttttgttaccCTTGCGAGATTTTGTACTAAATTTACTTTGGGCTGTTCATTAAAGagtataaataatacaaatttatgCTAATATTAAAGCCAGTGTAATAAATATCAACACAACACATTTATGTTGTTAATATTATTAGATTATACTCAATTATGAAGGGTTATAAGCTTGAATTAGTACAATTCAGAACTACTTACTATTTTGTCCCAGTTGCTCTGCTATTTCGCCCCATGCTGTGTCTTTTAAATTACTGTCTCTATACTCCTCCAAATCCGTATTCCAGAGCAGTGGACGCGTTCTGACAGCTTCAATTACCTGTTCcacaacaaataacaaaaacagCAATACAGTTTCTTGTGACGAGTTCAGCACGAAACTGCGCGACAGGTGCGGTCATGCACGTGGCAGTGTAGTAtgggccactgcgcatgcgcgaggcCACAGACGTCGACAGATGGTTTGAAAAGATCGCTCTCGGAGTGATCCAGCAGATTCGTCTGTCGATGTCTGGGGCGTCTGTGAGGCTCTGCGAGGTCGGTGTGAATTACACCATTTAAAACTATGGAAACAGATCCTTTGAAAAATCTGTCACGTTACATAACTTGACATAGTGTGGCCACAGTGTGAAACGGCcttaagggacccaagactgaagcctgtgggataccattcttgatacctcgcaAGTTAGAGAACTctactggtttttgtagactatctgaaCTGTTAATttaaaccttctgcattcttccagttaagtatgaattaaaccatttgtgccccgtcccactcataccacaatacttaagcttatctagaagaattttatgattcacacaatcaaaagcctttgagagatcacaaaatatctcaatgggtgatgttcagttattcattgcatttagtatttgatcagtgaaagcatacacAGGGtgctcagaaaatgtgtgaaatgcttgtagggatgttacagggcaggttatgctgagacataaatgttaagaaagaaattcgatacgttgctccttttccgagttatttagcatggaatttagccaatcggggcgtcgcgcgctcgcattcaagcggcctgccagggaaGGTGTTGCCCAACGACTGCTGtaactcgttagctgaaacttgaatttacgcgcgcgacgatctgattggctaacttcaatgctaaataactcggaaacggcgcaatgtatgGAACTGCTTTCTTaatatttatgtctcagtacaacctgccctgtaacatccctacaagcatttcacacatttcctgaccaccctgtatagcattttctgttgaaaagcttttctgaaaaccaaattgacattttgttagtacttcaattTTACAAATATGTaacgctactcttgaatacattactttttcaagaattttggttaaagctgtcagaagtgagattgggtggtagttgttagcatcagatctatccccttttttatgcaatggtttaacaatagcatatttcagtctatctggaaaaattccctgtttcagtgagctactacatatgtggctgagaatcctactcatttgttgggaacaaggttttagtactctgttggaaatgtcattaattccatgtgagcttttacttttgagtgaatgtattatcttcctaatttcagtaggagaggtgggttgaatttaaattttatcaaattgcgtaggcATTGCCAGTTCCATATAccgccttgcattttctaatgaatagctggaacctatttcctctacaacacttaaaaatgattagtaaaaattttttctacttctgacttcttgttaacaaacttttcattgtgtttggtaGAAATACACTCTTCCTGTGCTctaggttgccctgtttcccttttcaaaatattccaaattgttttaattttattatcagatgtgctaatctccgacataatgcacatacttctggactttttaataacttttcttaatacagtgcagtagtttttataatgcttcattgtttcaggatcattactcctcctagctataagatacatttcccttttctgtttacaagacatttttatccctttagtaagccatggctttttacatggtttcttacaattatatttcactgttttcttagggaaactgttttcaaatatattcacaaaggtatcatgaaataggttaaattttaaattagcatcatgttccctgtacacctcatcccagtctaactgttgcaagctttccctaaaattttgaagtgttaaattgttaatggaacacactattttggaggactgttttgcattactgtatggagctatatgatatactgtaactagctgtgcatcgtgatcagacagaccattcataacaggaaaaatttttatttgattgaatttatcttgttctatgaaaacgttatctgtcaatgtgctgctttcctgtaccacccaggttggaaaatcaataactgatgtcaaattgaaagaaccaagtaatacttcacggtcaagctttctatctgactctttcagaaaatctacattgaaatccccacaaacaataatttgctttcctttgtctgagaggtagcacaacaaagaatccaagtttttcaaaaatagttgaaaatatcccaatggggacctatacatggctacaattataaaagcgcctttatttagtttaagctcatatgcacatgcttcctTGTGTTGCTTTacgcaattttttttgtttccaaatttttcacactatgactgattttaacatgtatggcaactcctcctctctccatagtgtctctacttacatgtgctgaaagcttatatccacctacatttaccatttccatacatgtgactatatgatgttcagacaggcatagtacatctattccactctcagtttctaaatcttctatacaaacaagaagctcatctactttgttttctaataccctgatattctgatgcaatatattaacataaTTTTTTACTGTACTTtcatgtgaatcttgtgacatactaacattatttttcactgtactgttatgagaatcttgtgatgttTTCACATCACTaatacctgcctgtctgaacttttcattaagattaatttcaatcaatgtaggatgattggatactgatcttagcctaaaaagtactcccatgagtttcagtgcccccccccccctttaaaggtTTTGCTATCATCcgagccagtttacccttccctttcctattgagatgcaggccatgtcttgtgaagtcccacctaccaataccatcaacaggaaccaaacctatgcttgACAAAGTAGCCACCCGAAGCAGCTGAtccagctccatattgaccctcctgacagagctgttcaattggggccggTCATACCGCATGAAAACAGGaatcaagccaacatttgtatggttcgttgcagatgctatttttaccaggtcacactcaatattgtagccctaaTCCCTATCAATATTGTTtcccgctccacccactaccacagcATGAACCTGCTTTGTAAAAtctttgcacaatgatcctacatactctatcacttggctaagacatgcactgggcctGAAAATACTTGTGaactggtacctgtcacctaattttttcgtgcaaaatctggcccacacctcttccatggctactatcTAACAAcagaacagcccgcatctcgtggtcgtgcggtagcgttctcgcttcccacgcccgggttcccgggttcgattcccggcggggtcagggattttctctgcctcgtgatggctgggtgttgtgtgctgtccttaggttagttaggtttaagtagttctaagttctaggggactgatgaccatagatgttaagtcccatagtgctcagagccattttttttaacaacagaactttcctcctactttctactttttgttttgcaacagttggtttcctactgaaagtctgttgagtgctgactacaaTTACATATACTTGAGCTTCTTCCTTATCTGACTGAcgtagcaaggcaaatctgttgtttgtgccaatgaagaaactgtctgatactgttctctttctgtggcccctgtttctTGCTACcgcttcccacctgtcttcaccctcctccccccttaacctcatcagttcctccctagcactatacagttcagcctgaagggctctaatcttcccttcctgttccgctATTTTCCTATTCCTTCATCTGCActaccatggaagagacccatttacttccccgattcccatggcactacattcaccccaatgtaaccatctgtcacaacagctgcacagaaccccagaactgactttcctacggcagttcaaacacttctcgctcatggttgcttacaatattttttacaaaatttacctAGGCAATGACaatcatattctattaattacagATCACAAAAGCCACtgaagttatgtggaacactaatataagtgtatactattaatatagtaacgtaatgcagttaaactaacgttaaaaatcaaaacttgtatacccgaaaaattaggcctaagataGTGTATACGCGATACGTACTTTAGgcgttttgaaaggaaataaatgatagaacttaaaacctttaattccTCGAGTACATATGGTactactaaatatatgtgtaaGGAAAACAACcaaaattcttcacttaatacttaaaagaactgtcttaaatttg
It includes:
- the LOC126252798 gene encoding uncharacterized protein LOC126252798, which translates into the protein MEFLVTTVKHRKCDTNIPLMDQSVDGGTVPDCDCPHTPGDESITDIEENEETSPLPSTNASTPGESRNRHPRNVDKLIIYLQEKQKAKRSAPKTDDLDLFFASACKYTRLLPRFLQTRIKLELMQ